The proteins below are encoded in one region of Macaca nemestrina isolate mMacNem1 chromosome 10, mMacNem.hap1, whole genome shotgun sequence:
- the TAMALIN gene encoding protein TAMALIN, protein MTLRRLRKLQQKEEAAATPDPAARAPDSEVAPAAPAPTPGPPAAAATPGPPADELYAALEDYHPAELYRALAVSGGTLPRRKGSGFRWKNLSQSPEQQRKVLTLEKEDNQTFGFEIQTYGLHHREEQRVEMVTFVCRVHESSPAQLAGLTPGDTIASVNGLNVEGIRHREIVDIIKASGNVLRLETLYGTSIRKAELEARLQYLKQTLYEKWGEYRSLMVQEQRLVHGLVVKDPSIYDTLESVRSCLYGAGLLPGSLPFGPLLAVPGRPRGGARRARGDADDAVYHTCFFGDSEPPALPPPPPPVRVLGPGPAETPAVGPGPGPRAALSRSASVRCAGPGGGGGGGAPGALWTEAREQALCGPGLRKTKYRSFRRRLLKFIPGLNRSLEEEESQL, encoded by the exons ATGACCCTCCGCCGACTCAGGAAGCTGCAGCAGAAGGAGGAGGCGGCGGCCACCCCGGACCCCGCCGCCCGGGCTCCCGACTCGGAAGTCGCGCCCGCAGCTCCGGCCCCGACCCCGGGACCCCCTGCAGCAGCCGCCACCCCTGGGCCCCCAGCGGACGAGCTGTACGCGGCGCTGGAGGACTATCACCCTGCCGAGCTGTACCGCGCGCTCGCCGTGTCCGGGGGCACCCTGCCTCGCCGAAAG GGCTCAGGATTCCGCTGGAAGAATCTCAGCCAGAGTCCTGAACAGCAGCG GAAAGTGCTGACGTTGGAGAAGGAGGATAACCAGACCTTCGGCTTTGAGATCCAG ACTTATGGCCTTCACCATCGGGAGGAGCAGCGTGTGGAAATGGTGACCTTTGTCTGCCGAGTTCATGAGTCTAGCCCTGCCCAGCTGGCTGGGCTCACACCAG GGGACACCATCGCCAGCGTCAATGGCCTGAACGTAGAAGGCATCCGGCATCGAGAGATTGTGGACATCATAAAGGCGTCGGGCAACGTTCTCAG ACTGGAAACTCTATATGGGACATCAATCCGGAAGGCGGAACTGGAGGCTCGTCTGCAGTACCTGAAG CAAACCCTGTATGAGAAGTGGGGAGAGTACAGGTCCCTAATGGTGCAGGAGCAGCGGCTGGTGCATG GCCTGGTGGTGAAGGACCCCAGCATCTATGACACGCTGGAGTCGGTGCGCTCCTGCCTCTACGGTGCGGGCCTGCTCCCGGGCTCGCTGCCCTTCGGGCCTCTGCTCGCCGTGCCCGGGCGTCCCCGCGGAGGCGCCCGACGGGCCAGGGGCGACGCCGACGACGCCGTCTACCATACGTGCTTCTTCGGGGACTCCGAGCCGCCGGCGCtgccgcccccgccgcccccgGTCCGCGTCCTGGGTCCGGGCCCCGCTGAGACCCCTGCAGTGGGGCCGGGCCCTGGGCCGCGGGCCGCATTAAGCCGCAGCGCCAGTGTGCGGTGCGCAGGCCCTGGCGGGGGCGGAGGTGGGGGCGCGCCGGGCGCGCTCTGGACTGAGGCCCGCGAGCAGGCCCTGTGCGGCCCCGGCCTGCGCAAAACTAAGTACCGCAGCTTCCGCCGGCGGCTGCTCAAGTTCATCCCCGGACTCAACCgctccctggaggaggaggagagccaGCTGTAG
- the LOC105474334 gene encoding activin receptor type-1B isoform X2, which produces MVSIFNLDGMEHHVRTCIPKVELVPAGKPFYCLSSEDLRNTHCCYTDYCNRIDLRVPSGHLKEPEHPSMWGPVELVGIIAGPVFLLFLIIIIVFLVINYHQRVYHNRQRLDMEDPSCEMCLSKDKTLQDLVYDLSTSGSGSGLPLFVQRTVARTIVLQEIIGKGRFGEVWRGRWRGGDVAVKIFSSREERSWFREAEIYQTVMLRHENILGFIAADNKDNGTWTQLWLVSDYHEHGSLFDYLNRYTVTIEGMIKLALSAASGLAHLHMEIVGTQGKPGIAHRDLKSKNILVKKNGMCAIADLGLAVRHDAVTDTIDIAPNQRVGTKRYMAPEVLDETINMKHFDSFKCADIYALGLVYWEIARRCNSGGVHEEYQLPYYDLVPSDPSIEEMRKVVCDQKLRPNIPNWWQSYEALRVMGKMMRECWYANGAARLTALRIKKTLSQLSVQEDVKI; this is translated from the exons ATGGTTTCCATTTTCAATCTGGATGGGATGGAGCACCATGTGCGCACCTGCATCCCCAAAGTGGAGCTGGTCCCTGCCGGGAAGCCCTTCTACTGCCTGAGCTCAGAGGACCTGCGCAACACCCACTGCTGCTACACTGACTACTGCAACAGGATCGACTTGAGGGTGCCCAGTG GTCACCTCAAGGAGCCTGAGCACCCGTCCATGTGGGGCCCAGTGGAGCTGGTAGGCATCATCGCCGGCCCGGTGTTCCTCCTgttcctcatcatcatcattgttttCCTTGTCATTAACTATCATCAGCGTGTCTATCACAACCGCCAGAGACTGGACATGGAAGATCCctcatgtgagatgtgtctctcCAAAGACAAGACGCTCCAGGATCTTGTCTACGATCTCTCCACCTCAGGGTCTGGCTCAG GGTTACCTCTCTTTGTCCAGCGCACAGTGGCCCGAACCATCGTTTTACAAGAGATTATTGGCAAGGGTCGGTTTGGGGAAGTATGGCGCGGCCGCTGGAGGGGTGGTGATGTGGCTGTGAAAATATTCTCTTCTCGTGAAGAACGGTCTTGGTTCCGGGAAGCGGAGATATACCAGACGGTCATGCTGCGCCATGAAAACATCCTTGGATTTATTGCCGCTGACAATAAAG ATAATGGCACCTGGACACAGCTGTGGCTCGTTTCTGACTATCATGAGCACGGGTCCCTGTTTGATTATCTGAACCGGTACACAGTGACAATTGAGGGGATGATTAAGCTGGCCTTGTCTGCTGCTAGTGGGCTGGCACACCTGCACATGGAGATTGTGGGCACCCAAG gGAAGCCTGGAATTGCTCATCGAGACTTAAAGTCAAAGAACATTCTGGTGAAGAAAAATGGCATGTGTGCCATAGCAGACCTGGGCCTGGCTGTCCGTCACGATGCAGTCACTGACACCATCGACATTGCCCCAAATCAGAGGGTGGGGACCAAACG ATATATGGCCCCTGAAGTACTTGATGAAACCATTAATATGAAACACTTTGACTCCTTTAAATGTGCTGATATTTATGCCCTCGGGCTTGTATATTGGGAGATTGCTCGAAGATGCAATTCTGGAG gAGTCCATGAAGAATATCAGCTGCCATATTACGACTTAGTGCCCTCTGACCCTTCCATTGAGGAAATGCGAAAGGTCGTATGTGATCAGAAGCTGCGTCCCAACATCCCCAACTGGTGGCAGAGTTATGAG GCGCTGCGGGTGATGGGGAAGATGATGCGAGAGTGTTGGTATGCCAACGGCGCGGCCCGCCTGACGGCCCTGCGCATCAAGAAGACACTCTCCCAGCTCAGCGTGCAGGAAGACGTGAAGATCTAA
- the LOC105474334 gene encoding activin receptor type-1B isoform X1, with translation MAESARASSFFPLVVLLLAGSGGSGPRGIQALLCACTSCLQANYTCETDGACMVSIFNLDGMEHHVRTCIPKVELVPAGKPFYCLSSEDLRNTHCCYTDYCNRIDLRVPSGHLKEPEHPSMWGPVELVGIIAGPVFLLFLIIIIVFLVINYHQRVYHNRQRLDMEDPSCEMCLSKDKTLQDLVYDLSTSGSGSGLPLFVQRTVARTIVLQEIIGKGRFGEVWRGRWRGGDVAVKIFSSREERSWFREAEIYQTVMLRHENILGFIAADNKDNGTWTQLWLVSDYHEHGSLFDYLNRYTVTIEGMIKLALSAASGLAHLHMEIVGTQGKPGIAHRDLKSKNILVKKNGMCAIADLGLAVRHDAVTDTIDIAPNQRVGTKRYMAPEVLDETINMKHFDSFKCADIYALGLVYWEIARRCNSGGVHEEYQLPYYDLVPSDPSIEEMRKVVCDQKLRPNIPNWWQSYEALRVMGKMMRECWYANGAARLTALRIKKTLSQLSVQEDVKI, from the exons CTCTGCTGTGTGCGTGCACCAGCTGCCTCCAGGCCAACTACACGTGTGAGACAGATGGGGCCTGCATGGTTTCCATTTTCAATCTGGATGGGATGGAGCACCATGTGCGCACCTGCATCCCCAAAGTGGAGCTGGTCCCTGCCGGGAAGCCCTTCTACTGCCTGAGCTCAGAGGACCTGCGCAACACCCACTGCTGCTACACTGACTACTGCAACAGGATCGACTTGAGGGTGCCCAGTG GTCACCTCAAGGAGCCTGAGCACCCGTCCATGTGGGGCCCAGTGGAGCTGGTAGGCATCATCGCCGGCCCGGTGTTCCTCCTgttcctcatcatcatcattgttttCCTTGTCATTAACTATCATCAGCGTGTCTATCACAACCGCCAGAGACTGGACATGGAAGATCCctcatgtgagatgtgtctctcCAAAGACAAGACGCTCCAGGATCTTGTCTACGATCTCTCCACCTCAGGGTCTGGCTCAG GGTTACCTCTCTTTGTCCAGCGCACAGTGGCCCGAACCATCGTTTTACAAGAGATTATTGGCAAGGGTCGGTTTGGGGAAGTATGGCGCGGCCGCTGGAGGGGTGGTGATGTGGCTGTGAAAATATTCTCTTCTCGTGAAGAACGGTCTTGGTTCCGGGAAGCGGAGATATACCAGACGGTCATGCTGCGCCATGAAAACATCCTTGGATTTATTGCCGCTGACAATAAAG ATAATGGCACCTGGACACAGCTGTGGCTCGTTTCTGACTATCATGAGCACGGGTCCCTGTTTGATTATCTGAACCGGTACACAGTGACAATTGAGGGGATGATTAAGCTGGCCTTGTCTGCTGCTAGTGGGCTGGCACACCTGCACATGGAGATTGTGGGCACCCAAG gGAAGCCTGGAATTGCTCATCGAGACTTAAAGTCAAAGAACATTCTGGTGAAGAAAAATGGCATGTGTGCCATAGCAGACCTGGGCCTGGCTGTCCGTCACGATGCAGTCACTGACACCATCGACATTGCCCCAAATCAGAGGGTGGGGACCAAACG ATATATGGCCCCTGAAGTACTTGATGAAACCATTAATATGAAACACTTTGACTCCTTTAAATGTGCTGATATTTATGCCCTCGGGCTTGTATATTGGGAGATTGCTCGAAGATGCAATTCTGGAG gAGTCCATGAAGAATATCAGCTGCCATATTACGACTTAGTGCCCTCTGACCCTTCCATTGAGGAAATGCGAAAGGTCGTATGTGATCAGAAGCTGCGTCCCAACATCCCCAACTGGTGGCAGAGTTATGAG GCGCTGCGGGTGATGGGGAAGATGATGCGAGAGTGTTGGTATGCCAACGGCGCGGCCCGCCTGACGGCCCTGCGCATCAAGAAGACACTCTCCCAGCTCAGCGTGCAGGAAGACGTGAAGATCTAA